A genomic stretch from Mesotoga sp. BH458_6_3_2_1 includes:
- a CDS encoding InlB B-repeat-containing protein, which produces MKRAYVYAVVLLLLVMITGCPSFWKSADATLKKLMYNGVEVPEFSAKKTSYSIVLPAGTTEPPTVTAVPAVEGVNIVVTDAETLPGTATVIVTSLNGKASLTYSIFFTVKVVISIVADPTDGGEFSGDGEYVYGDLVTIVATPSIHHTFSGWFLDEPEEVSFEESGDDPIYTDPVASFPALKDVSLLVGFNPMEYTFNLVPVPPEGGEVAGGGAVNYGDSVGLSALSNEGYGFAGWWIDGYMFSDQAADLVSTVEILSHTACITCTEYTVEGRFDPSAPKWQLDITIEATPVDGGETWGEGVYPYGSYVTVGATPSDHFNFDGWYVGGEELSQGATYTFPANDWYTEGITYTALPLQGVFVDIIYTFNAVAEPPEGGTASGGGTAKYGDHVSFLAAPNESYTFEGWYYGEENMSGSPSFTLDTASFLDTHTLPVTSTESSFIFTAKFQPQTPPPGWLMITIDASPTDKGEVSGAGKYSYGEEVTLGATPIDHFDFGGWYTDGEMLSEDLPYTFNTSNWLITEDVTKTLPVEAWFPPVFYHFNVVANPPEGGEVMESGVFIYGDPMTLGAIPNDNYVFRNWTFEGAEFSDNPLWEGNSTFFLARSTCIGCTEFTIVGNFDLDVPDTITVNLRSEPPEGGQVSGGGQFPKGSSTVISAMPNPGYGFSVWCYDPCESVFSESQTLTISNLQEDISLFASFHPLN; this is translated from the coding sequence ATGAAAAGAGCTTATGTGTATGCTGTGGTATTGCTGCTTCTCGTAATGATTACCGGTTGTCCTTCATTCTGGAAATCGGCCGATGCCACTTTAAAGAAGCTTATGTACAACGGAGTTGAAGTTCCCGAATTCAGTGCGAAGAAGACCTCGTATTCGATTGTACTCCCGGCGGGCACTACGGAACCGCCCACTGTCACGGCCGTTCCAGCAGTTGAAGGGGTAAATATAGTTGTTACTGATGCAGAGACGCTTCCCGGGACTGCAACGGTAATCGTCACTTCCCTTAATGGAAAGGCAAGTCTAACTTACAGTATCTTCTTTACAGTGAAGGTAGTGATCTCGATTGTGGCCGATCCCACTGATGGAGGAGAATTCAGCGGAGACGGAGAATACGTCTACGGGGATCTCGTAACTATAGTGGCCACACCATCCATTCATCACACTTTTAGTGGATGGTTTCTTGACGAACCTGAAGAAGTGAGTTTTGAGGAGAGCGGTGACGACCCAATATACACCGATCCGGTCGCCTCTTTCCCGGCTCTAAAGGATGTAAGTCTTTTGGTGGGATTCAATCCAATGGAATACACCTTCAATCTTGTGCCTGTTCCTCCTGAAGGTGGTGAAGTGGCCGGCGGAGGCGCTGTGAATTATGGTGACTCTGTAGGTTTGAGCGCGCTGTCTAATGAAGGCTATGGCTTTGCGGGATGGTGGATAGACGGCTATATGTTCAGTGATCAGGCCGCTGATCTGGTTAGTACAGTGGAAATTCTCAGTCATACGGCATGCATTACCTGTACGGAATACACCGTTGAGGGGAGATTCGATCCTTCGGCCCCTAAGTGGCAATTAGACATTACTATTGAAGCGACTCCGGTTGATGGTGGTGAGACCTGGGGCGAGGGAGTGTATCCGTACGGTAGTTATGTGACTGTCGGGGCGACACCTTCAGATCATTTCAATTTCGATGGGTGGTACGTCGGTGGGGAAGAGCTAAGCCAGGGCGCTACTTACACTTTCCCGGCAAATGACTGGTACACTGAGGGAATAACATACACCGCGCTTCCCTTACAGGGAGTGTTTGTAGACATAATATACACATTCAATGCGGTTGCCGAACCTCCTGAAGGCGGAACGGCGAGCGGCGGAGGAACAGCCAAATACGGTGATCACGTTTCATTCCTGGCCGCACCCAATGAATCCTACACTTTTGAGGGCTGGTACTATGGTGAAGAGAACATGAGCGGATCGCCAAGCTTCACCCTTGACACCGCCAGCTTCCTGGATACCCATACGCTTCCCGTAACAAGCACAGAATCCAGCTTCATTTTTACGGCGAAGTTCCAACCCCAGACGCCGCCTCCTGGATGGCTTATGATTACGATCGATGCTTCACCGACTGACAAAGGTGAGGTGAGCGGCGCCGGAAAGTATTCGTATGGAGAAGAAGTCACACTCGGAGCGACACCGATTGATCATTTTGATTTTGGAGGTTGGTACACTGATGGGGAAATGTTGAGTGAGGATCTTCCATACACATTCAACACCTCCAACTGGCTAATAACAGAAGATGTGACCAAAACTCTCCCGGTAGAGGCCTGGTTCCCGCCGGTCTTCTATCATTTCAACGTAGTTGCAAATCCTCCCGAAGGCGGGGAAGTCATGGAAAGTGGTGTATTCATTTACGGCGATCCTATGACGCTGGGTGCAATTCCTAATGACAATTACGTATTCAGGAACTGGACTTTCGAGGGAGCTGAGTTCAGCGATAATCCATTGTGGGAAGGGAATTCCACCTTCTTCCTTGCTAGATCGACTTGTATCGGCTGCACTGAATTCACCATAGTCGGCAATTTCGACCTGGATGTGCCCGACACAATTACTGTGAACTTGAGATCTGAACCACCGGAAGGCGGTCAAGTTAGCGGAGGAGGTCAATTCCCAAAGGGGTCGAGCACGGTTATAAGTGCGATGCCGAATCCCGGATATGGATTTAGTGTCTGGTGCTACGATCCGTGCGAGAGCGTCTTTAGTGAGAGTCAGACTCTGACTATAAGCAATCTGCAGGAAGATATTAGCCTGTTTGCATCATTCCATCCGCTTAACTAG
- a CDS encoding VOC family protein, protein MEIQVATISVSSLERARVFYEEILGFEPDIFYEQTNWQSYKPDGTAGFGIIETPGLKRNRNSDILNFRITGVEELWNRIKDSVEIDTPLETTPYGILKFVIRDPDGFRIGFVEKKA, encoded by the coding sequence ATGGAAATTCAGGTTGCTACTATATCTGTAAGCTCTCTTGAGAGAGCGAGAGTCTTCTACGAAGAGATCCTCGGGTTCGAACCGGATATTTTTTACGAACAGACCAACTGGCAGTCCTATAAACCGGATGGAACGGCCGGCTTTGGGATAATCGAAACTCCGGGATTGAAAAGAAACAGGAATTCAGACATCTTGAACTTCCGAATCACCGGTGTCGAGGAGCTGTGGAATAGAATCAAAGACTCTGTCGAGATCGATACTCCTCTCGAAACGACTCCCTATGGAATCCTTAAATTCGTCATCAGAGATCCGGACGGTTTTAGAATCGGTTTTGTGGAGAAGAAAGCCTGA
- a CDS encoding FtsX-like permease family protein, protein MKRYTELSRKYLSRRLRRTLYTLLGVALAVAFITAIMITFESIEASELQSMENSVGRYHGKVVETSESEIMDLKIHVLIEELGIQKIAGTIEFPEERASLFIEEANELTLNLRGKSVKEGRLPERPGEIALDSFSAQLLGITPETGQKVSLDIGGKKRTYEVVGIVSKARQESAMSKAFVEISPEEFSEISEESRVVKNAYFTVDAPNNGIRVAALKVASDLEIRDKTTYNGSLIYFLENLSPVNWPAVVLGLLVAVASMVSIYNTVQISVLERIREFGLLRAAGATPAQIRKVVFRESILVSLVGIPLGLATGVLLSFAIALYAGSQLTGLGGFSTMITPLSLLLGTILGFLSVVVSSLIPALRAGKVSPVEAMRQYGVEPSDFEVKGIVEGQSSSREKIPLKLAKRNMRRNLRTTIISVISMTMAATLFIAFSYFAGNFDTERIARGVVKSDFSIRVASMYDDGPDEQTIEEILSFEDVQTVAAAKFITGRLLTEYEDQDLDSRSFATFSNPEAGMRATMVDNSGMYMALLAYNDLGIELMKTKVISGSIDLRRATSERVIIIDIENSNRHGIEAGDRVLLKTYYLNESMVQVPVASEFVVAAVVQELPSVAYTVEGGILAACSDKIIESLRPENGDVHLTMMDYMDHYSYVDIYLRRGSDAEALESTIEEIADRYRNSTFISYSEYKKETEDAISTLSTLVYGLIAIVGFIGICGITNTINTTIILRRREFGILRAIGMTGKQLKAMLTYEGLIFGLISAVSSVVLGLILSYTVYSLLRSGMSHLNWSIPWMGIVLAVAGAIGAGILTTLASSRKVTSLSITESIRTVE, encoded by the coding sequence ATGAAGCGTTATACAGAACTAAGCAGAAAGTACCTTTCTAGACGACTTCGGAGAACGTTGTACACACTCCTGGGAGTTGCCCTCGCCGTTGCCTTCATAACCGCAATCATGATCACTTTCGAAAGCATCGAAGCTTCGGAGCTTCAGAGCATGGAGAACTCTGTGGGGAGGTACCATGGAAAAGTAGTAGAGACAAGTGAATCCGAGATCATGGACCTGAAGATACATGTTTTGATTGAAGAGCTGGGTATTCAGAAAATAGCCGGAACAATTGAATTTCCTGAAGAAAGGGCTTCTCTGTTTATTGAAGAGGCCAATGAGCTGACGCTCAACCTGAGAGGAAAGAGTGTAAAAGAAGGCCGTCTCCCGGAAAGGCCTGGAGAGATAGCGTTAGACTCATTCTCGGCACAGCTTCTGGGAATCACTCCGGAAACCGGCCAAAAGGTCTCACTTGATATTGGAGGCAAGAAACGTACCTATGAAGTAGTAGGGATAGTATCAAAGGCTAGACAGGAGAGCGCAATGTCAAAGGCCTTTGTGGAAATCTCGCCTGAGGAGTTTTCAGAGATTTCTGAAGAGTCGAGAGTGGTGAAGAACGCCTATTTCACCGTTGATGCACCAAACAACGGAATAAGAGTTGCCGCACTTAAGGTTGCTTCGGATCTCGAAATAAGAGATAAGACAACTTACAACGGTTCGTTGATCTACTTTCTTGAGAACCTATCTCCAGTCAACTGGCCGGCAGTCGTTCTGGGACTGCTCGTCGCAGTGGCTTCAATGGTCTCTATCTATAACACCGTACAGATATCCGTTCTCGAAAGAATACGTGAATTCGGGCTTCTCAGGGCGGCCGGTGCCACTCCCGCACAGATAAGGAAGGTCGTCTTCCGAGAATCGATCCTCGTAAGTCTTGTTGGCATTCCCTTAGGACTGGCGACAGGCGTTTTGCTTTCCTTCGCAATAGCGCTCTATGCGGGATCTCAGCTGACAGGTCTAGGCGGCTTCTCAACCATGATTACACCCCTATCACTCTTACTTGGAACCATTCTCGGATTCCTGTCGGTAGTCGTATCTTCTCTTATTCCCGCACTGAGGGCGGGTAAAGTTTCACCCGTAGAGGCGATGAGACAGTACGGTGTCGAACCCTCTGACTTCGAAGTCAAAGGGATCGTTGAAGGACAAAGTTCGTCGAGAGAGAAGATCCCGTTGAAACTTGCGAAAAGAAACATGAGGAGAAATCTTCGCACGACGATTATTTCTGTCATTTCAATGACGATGGCGGCAACTCTTTTCATAGCCTTCTCGTACTTTGCCGGAAACTTCGATACTGAGAGAATTGCGCGGGGCGTTGTGAAGTCGGATTTCTCAATAAGAGTGGCAAGCATGTACGATGACGGACCCGATGAGCAAACGATCGAAGAGATACTCTCATTCGAAGATGTACAGACAGTTGCGGCTGCGAAGTTCATTACGGGAAGACTGCTCACCGAATATGAGGACCAGGACCTTGATAGTAGGTCATTCGCGACCTTCTCAAACCCTGAGGCCGGAATGCGTGCGACAATGGTTGATAATAGCGGAATGTACATGGCTCTCCTCGCTTACAACGATCTCGGTATCGAGCTGATGAAGACGAAAGTAATTTCGGGATCCATAGATTTGAGGAGAGCAACTTCCGAACGGGTAATCATTATCGACATTGAAAACAGCAACAGGCATGGAATCGAGGCAGGAGACAGAGTTCTGCTCAAGACGTACTATCTGAACGAGTCTATGGTACAAGTTCCCGTCGCCTCGGAGTTCGTCGTTGCCGCCGTAGTGCAGGAGCTGCCATCGGTAGCCTACACGGTAGAGGGTGGAATCCTTGCGGCATGCAGCGATAAGATAATTGAGAGTCTCAGGCCTGAGAACGGCGATGTCCATCTCACCATGATGGACTACATGGACCACTACTCGTATGTAGATATCTATCTTCGAAGGGGAAGCGACGCTGAAGCTCTCGAATCGACAATCGAAGAGATCGCCGACAGGTACAGGAATTCTACCTTCATCTCATACAGTGAATACAAGAAAGAGACTGAAGACGCAATCAGCACACTTTCAACCCTAGTGTACGGGCTTATTGCAATAGTTGGCTTCATAGGCATCTGCGGGATAACAAACACCATAAACACTACTATCATCCTGCGTCGCAGAGAGTTTGGAATACTGAGAGCTATTGGAATGACCGGAAAACAACTCAAGGCCATGCTTACTTACGAAGGCTTGATCTTCGGTCTCATTAGCGCTGTATCGTCTGTCGTTCTTGGCCTGATTCTCTCTTACACGGTCTATTCGCTCTTGAGATCCGGAATGAGTCATCTCAACTGGTCGATACCATGGATGGGAATTGTTCTAGCGGTTGCCGGCGCGATAGGGGCAGGAATATTGACCACGCTCGCTTCGTCGAGAAAGGTGACGTCTCTAAGCATAACCGAATCGATCAGAACTGTAGAGTGA
- a CDS encoding ABC transporter ATP-binding protein, translating to MEVLKTTGLRKVYGSGANAVIALKGAELSVEEGEFIAIVGPSGSGKSTLLHLLAGLDRPTAGSVHIDGKNLYAMTDTQLSIFRRRRIGFVFQFFNLIPVLTARENIELPLILDERKVDEPYLNELIRLMKLEDRVGHLPSALSGGQQQRVAIARALITKPAIVFADEPTGNLDSKTSQEVMDLLKISARKFHQTLVIVTHEEDIAERADRIITLEDGEIVSDYSNTDVGNVFSSAMGGQKV from the coding sequence ATGGAAGTACTCAAAACTACTGGACTGAGAAAAGTATATGGATCTGGTGCGAACGCAGTCATTGCGCTCAAAGGGGCGGAGCTTTCCGTCGAGGAGGGCGAGTTCATCGCGATAGTCGGGCCTAGTGGCTCGGGAAAGAGTACGCTCCTGCATCTGCTTGCGGGGCTTGATCGGCCTACCGCGGGAAGCGTCCACATAGATGGCAAGAATCTCTACGCCATGACGGATACGCAGCTTTCGATCTTCAGAAGAAGAAGAATCGGGTTTGTCTTTCAGTTTTTCAACCTGATTCCCGTCCTGACTGCCAGGGAAAACATAGAACTCCCGCTGATCCTGGACGAAAGAAAGGTCGATGAGCCGTATCTGAACGAACTCATAAGGCTTATGAAACTGGAAGACAGGGTCGGTCACCTCCCGTCTGCCCTTTCAGGCGGCCAGCAACAGAGGGTGGCCATAGCCAGGGCTCTCATAACGAAACCGGCAATCGTCTTTGCCGACGAACCGACAGGAAATCTCGACAGCAAGACGAGCCAGGAAGTCATGGACCTGCTTAAAATAAGCGCGAGGAAATTCCACCAGACTCTCGTAATAGTGACTCATGAAGAGGATATTGCAGAAAGAGCCGACAGAATAATCACTCTGGAGGACGGCGAGATCGTTTCGGACTACTCGAATACAGACGTGGGCAACGTCTTTTCTTCGGCCATGGGAGGTCAGAAGGTATGA
- a CDS encoding sensor histidine kinase KdpD translates to MLRFLFREKANRLASVAGIVISLAIVIIAVLLTWSALLEQRGRQYEREISLIGRLVSLSGLSDETLRRLLSGSRPEDFEAALKLLKPYGYTEAPPESYGSTYKNFRSRIVATISLSSISLVLLWVSLLSLIAKKQSDFLKETSLRLDALMSGRYDGKSIFDGEGDTAILSAQLNALSRRLEKTMENVDSERDRMRAFISFISHELKTPLASLKTMNELMIEGKNMEREQIEEFLSRSGEDIERMEWLIGDVLNIARIESGAIRFNFRKADLAELARDVIRSYIEIARGKKIEISLNTESSATVFCDEKWISQAIGNLLKNAIDYSPEGGSVAVSISRSETYAYITVSDEGPGIPQEDSSKIFQSFYRGSSAGRSKKGSGLGLSLAKAIIERHQGDIKLKSSTERGSTFIIELPVRREE, encoded by the coding sequence ATGTTAAGATTCCTCTTCAGAGAAAAAGCCAATAGACTGGCCTCGGTTGCCGGCATTGTGATCTCTCTAGCGATTGTCATTATCGCCGTGCTGCTTACATGGTCTGCATTGCTGGAACAGAGAGGTCGTCAGTATGAAAGGGAGATCTCGTTAATTGGAAGGCTGGTTTCGCTGAGTGGTCTTTCGGATGAGACCCTTCGGAGGCTGCTCTCTGGGAGTCGGCCTGAAGACTTCGAAGCTGCGCTGAAGCTTCTAAAGCCCTATGGATACACAGAAGCGCCTCCCGAAAGCTATGGATCTACTTACAAGAATTTCCGATCCAGGATAGTTGCGACAATTTCACTTTCTTCTATAAGTCTAGTTCTTCTCTGGGTTTCACTCCTCTCCCTCATAGCGAAAAAACAGTCCGACTTTCTGAAAGAAACATCGCTGAGATTGGACGCCCTGATGAGCGGGAGATACGATGGTAAATCGATTTTCGACGGCGAGGGGGACACGGCCATTCTCTCGGCACAACTGAACGCGCTCAGCAGAAGACTGGAAAAGACCATGGAAAACGTTGATTCCGAGCGCGACAGGATGAGAGCCTTCATCTCTTTCATCTCGCATGAACTCAAGACGCCCCTTGCCTCCCTAAAAACGATGAATGAACTAATGATAGAAGGAAAGAATATGGAAAGAGAACAGATTGAAGAGTTTCTGAGTAGAAGCGGCGAAGATATCGAGAGAATGGAATGGCTCATCGGCGACGTTCTCAACATAGCAAGGATAGAATCGGGCGCTATCAGATTCAATTTCAGAAAGGCAGATCTCGCAGAACTGGCGAGAGATGTAATAAGAAGCTATATCGAGATTGCTCGCGGCAAGAAGATCGAGATTTCACTGAATACCGAATCGTCGGCTACGGTCTTCTGTGATGAAAAGTGGATTTCGCAGGCTATTGGCAATCTCCTTAAGAACGCCATCGATTACTCTCCTGAAGGCGGCTCGGTAGCTGTGTCAATTTCAAGGAGCGAGACCTACGCCTATATAACCGTCTCGGACGAAGGCCCTGGGATCCCGCAAGAAGATTCATCGAAGATCTTTCAGAGTTTCTACCGGGGCAGTTCTGCCGGCAGATCGAAAAAGGGTTCAGGGCTCGGGCTATCGCTGGCTAAAGCGATTATTGAGAGACACCAAGGAGACATAAAGCTGAAGTCATCTACGGAAAGAGGGTCGACTTTCATAATAGAGCTCCCCGTAAGACGGGAAGAATGA
- a CDS encoding response regulator transcription factor — protein sequence MLRILLVEDDENLANGISYALTQEGWATTLAGSVSYALELLESGDFDLALLDVMLPDGNGFELCKKIRERSEMPIIFLTARDEEVNIVMGLESGADDYVTKPFRLRELISRIKANARRIQKHSVEEGNSLKSGPVELDTSKLRAYRSGKEVILTPTEFKILRALMENEGIVLGRDRLLQKVWDVDGEFIDDNTLSVHIRKLREKVEEDPSRPKLIETLRGLGYRWNGEK from the coding sequence GCGAACGGCATAAGCTATGCGCTCACGCAGGAGGGGTGGGCAACGACCTTGGCTGGGAGCGTGTCGTACGCTCTTGAACTATTAGAGAGCGGAGACTTTGATCTTGCGCTTCTGGATGTAATGCTTCCCGACGGAAACGGATTTGAACTCTGCAAGAAGATCCGCGAAAGATCAGAGATGCCAATAATCTTCCTTACTGCAAGGGACGAGGAAGTGAATATCGTAATGGGTCTCGAGAGCGGGGCAGACGATTACGTAACGAAACCATTCAGACTAAGGGAGCTCATATCGCGAATCAAAGCCAATGCACGGAGAATCCAGAAGCATTCCGTTGAGGAAGGCAATTCGCTCAAGTCAGGCCCCGTAGAACTGGACACCTCTAAGCTGAGGGCTTACAGATCCGGGAAAGAGGTAATACTCACTCCAACGGAGTTCAAAATACTCAGAGCTCTTATGGAGAACGAAGGTATTGTCCTCGGAAGGGATCGGCTCCTTCAGAAGGTATGGGATGTAGATGGTGAATTCATTGATGACAACACTCTCTCTGTTCATATCCGAAAGCTCAGAGAGAAGGTGGAGGAAGATCCCTCAAGGCCGAAGCTTATTGAAACGCTGAGAGGCCTGGGTTACAGGTGGAATGGGGAGAAATAG